In one window of Clavelina lepadiformis chromosome 4, kaClaLepa1.1, whole genome shotgun sequence DNA:
- the LOC143451412 gene encoding hatching enzyme 1.2-like: MMFRPTVLLLLGVFFVQNVQPSRLYNDITSLENKILELLEQEKKGGEMCMPTDKLDLNADGPQTPSPIDVNDCNGLIVPSNDENCVDIDISTCGTTNCILGFETNEKGCVTSCACKTEGLFQGDIMLSQEDVAEIETANKGENRAASKLKKRWNNIPGSGGTFVVPYTLDPSIQRNPRAVSAISDAMKQYAEETCIRFQKRTNEADYLEFFVGRGCYSYIGRTGGKQQVSIGRGCEWKGVVMHEMLHAMGFWHEHSRPDRDTAVIINMDNVNPKMQFNFKKMAEGLVNSMGSPYDIGSVMQYDGTAFSINKKPTILSKKTGQPVKAQRNGFSKEDLFQLRKMYNC; the protein is encoded by the exons ATGATGTTTCGTCCAACTGTCTTGCTTCTTTTGGGCGTGTTTTTTGTGCAAA ATGTGCAGCCATCACGCCTATACAACGATATTACCAGTTTGGAGAACAAGATTTTGGAACTTCTTGAGCAGGAAAAAAAAG GTGGTGAGATGTGTATGCCTACCGACAAACTTGACCTAAATGCAGATGGACCACAAACACCCTCTCCGATTGACGTCAATGATTGCAATG GCCTAATTGTTCCAAGCAATGATGAAAACTGTGTCGATATCGACATCTCAACATGTGGCACAACAAATTGCATTCTCGGATTCGAGACCAACGAAAAAGGATGTGTCACATCCTGCGCCTGCAAAACAGAAGGCCTTTTCCAAGGAGACATTATGCTTAGCC AGGAAGATGTCGCTGAGATTGAAACGGCAAATAAAGGTGAAAATCGCGCTGCGTCAAAGCTGAAGAAGAGATGGAATAATATTCCTGGGTCTGGAGGAACGTTTGTTGTCCCATACACATTGGACCCCTCCATTC AACGCAATCCCAGAGCTGTTTCGGCGATATCGGATGCAATGAAGCAATACGCAGAGGAAACTTGCATCCGCTTTCAAAAGCGTACAAACGAGGCAGACTACCTTGAGTTTTTCGTTGGCAGGGGATGCTATTCATACATTGGAAGAACTGGTGGAAAACAACAA GTTTCTATTGGCCGTGGTTGTGAATGGAAAGGAGTTGTCATGCACGAGATGTTGCATGCTATGGGTTTCTGGCACGAACATTCCCGCCCAGACCGTGATACTGCTGTGATAATCAACATGGACAACGTTAACCCAA AAATGcaatttaacttcaaaaaGATGGCAGAAGGGCTTGTTAACTCCATGGGATCCCCTTACGACATTGGATCTGTTATGCAGTATGATGGAACAGCCTTTTCAATCAACAAAAAACCTACAATTTTATCAAA GAAAACCGGGCAGCCTGTAAAAGCTCAGAGAAACGGATTCTCTAAAGAAGATCTGTTCCAACTAAGAAAAATGTATAACTGTTAA
- the LOC143451411 gene encoding hatching enzyme 1.2-like: MVQLTVLLLVCGITAHGVTSNRSSEDITSLEMKLLDLLKEQRESKEGATTCLVTDKLDLNVDGEETPSPIEVNECGNVNQQNAELSCSDFDESQCGEANCVLGFETDEMGCVISCNCKSKGLLQGDIMLSEEDTALLQMENAQSVVQDRAASRFKRRWNTYSQTDGTYVVPYTIDASIQQNPRALAAVSAAIQQYAEDTCIRFKPRKNEKDYLEFFVGRGCWSYIGRIRGKQQLSVGNGCEWKGVVMHEMMHAMGFFHEHSRPDRDDTVKIVMENINPRMKFNFKKMSSFSINSMNSPYDITSVMQYGGYSFSINRQPTILEKKTGKPVVAQRRGFSVEDKKQINGLFKCNVP, translated from the exons atggtTCAGCTGACAGTCTTGCTGTTAGTATGTGGAATTACTGCCCACG GAGTAACCTCCAATCGTTCATCTGAAGATATTACCAGCTTAGAAATGAAACTTTTggatttattaaaagaacagCGAGAAAGCAAAg AAGGAGCAACAACGTGCTTGGTCACAGATAAACTCGACTTAAACGTGGATGGAGAGGAAACACCTTCGCCGATTGAAGTCAACGAATGTGGAA ATGTTAACCAGCAAAATGCAGAGCTGAGCTGCTCGGACTTCGACGAATCACAATGTGGGGAAGCTAACTGCGTACTCGGATTTGAAACTGATGAAATGGGCTGCGTTATATCTTGCAATTGCAAATCAAAAGGATTGCTGCAAGGAGATATTATGTTAAGCG AGGAGGACACCGCTCTGCTTCAAATGGAAAATGCACAATCTGTCGTTCAAGATCGAGCCGCGTCTCGCTTTAAGCGACGTTGGAATACTTATTCTCAAACTGATGGAACATATGTTGTACCTTACACAATTGATGCTTCTATac AACAAAATCCTAGAGCTCTTGCAGCTGTATCGGCCGCTATTCAGCAGTATGCCGAAGACACTTGCATACGGTTCAAGCCacgaaaaaatgaaaaagattaCCTTGAGTTCTTTGTTGGAAGAGGTTGTTGGTCATACATCGGACGGATAAGGGGAAAACAACAA CTGTCCGTGGGAAATGGATGCGAGTGGAAGGGCGTAGTGATGCATGAAATGATGCATGCAATGGGTTTCTTTCATGAGCATTCTCGTCCTGATCGTGATGACACGGTGAAAATCGTTATGGAAAATATAAACCCAA GAatgaaatttaacttcaaaaaaatGAGCTCATTTTCAATCAACTCAATGAATTCTCCATATGATATAACATCTGTTATGCAGTATGGTGGGTATTCTTTTTCCATAAATCGCCAACCAACTATACTTGAAAA GAAGACTGGCAAACCTGTTGTAGCTCAAAGACGAGGTTTCTCTGTTGAGGacaagaaacaaataaatggcTTGTTCAAATGCAATGTACCGTAA
- the LOC143451410 gene encoding 4-galactosyl-N-acetylglucosaminide 3-alpha-L-fucosyltransferase FUT6-like, whose protein sequence is MKKPKTALRESASLFLYILCAVVVLTVLKFSRNKSFTSNIRYTKAKAAPALTKKGLVLGYGPRFGLKNLLQINDFPLRKAVGSTDSNNTSKKRESAPILSNQLVKEKPIILVWTTSKQFRRKPHLLQFNTSEDCGSCRITINRLTFNKSIAVVLFNTNEPIQKLDIPNPAHRNSKPYVFWTRETPSKTQSFRKKLLNPEFDSIFNLTMAYTRNADIRRYFGTFHGALEASNLKHFTGGLESDLLKIKSKLAVWFVSNCYHLSGATDRMKYAKGLVKAGLRLDKFGSCFQARNETKITFLVAPYKFYLAFENSLHCPDYITEKFWRNSLESGLVPVVWGPTKQHVLDVAPPNSFIHTDDFGSSEDLVKYLNYLDNNDKAYMAYHKWRDIPLSNVPAEPFVEKRHFSEFCRLCRRLIIEQHPPKSIPSISKWLYESEYPDDKCLRPFANLTEKEQKYLLDF, encoded by the exons ATGAAAAAGCCTAAAACAGCGCTTCGTGAGAGTGCGAGTTTGTTTCTCTACATACTGTGTGCTGTCGTAGTATTAAccgttttgaaattttcacgCAACAAGTCGTTCACATCAAACATAAGATACACCAAAGCAAAGGCGGCACCAGCATTAACAAAAAAAGGCCTTGTTCTTGGTTATGGGCCTCGATTCGGTTTGAAGAACCTTTTGCAG ATCAACGATTTTCCACTTCGTAAAGCTGTGGGGTCAACTGATAGTAATAATACATCAAAGAAACGTGAAAGTGCACCGATTTTATCTAACCAGTTAGTGAAAGAAAAACCCATTATTTTAGTATGGACGACATCTAAACAGTTTCGACGAAAGCCGCATCTTTTACAATTCAATACTTCAGAGGACTGCGGCTCATGTCGAATAACCATAAACAGattaacttttaataaaagcattgcagttgttttgtttaatacaaACGAGCCAATACAAAAACTGGATATTCCAAATCCTGCACACAG AAATTCCAAACCATACGTTTTTTGGACAAGAGAGACGCCATCCAAAACACAAAGCTTTAGAAAGAAGTTACTGAATCCGGAATTTGATTCCATTTTTAACCTTACCATGGCCTATACGCGAAATGCTGACATAAGAAGATATTTTGGAACGTTTCACGGCGCTTTGGAAGCATCgaatttgaaacattttacgGGTGGTTTAGAATCCGACTTGCTAaagataaaatcaaaattagcAGTTTGGTTTGTGAGTAACTGTTACCATCTTAGTGGTGCCACTGATCGGATGAAATACGCAAAGGGTTTGGTAAAAGCTGGTTTGAGGTTGGACAAGTTTGGATCTTGTTTTCAAGCTAGAAAcgagacaaaaataacatttttggtTGCACCGTATAAGTTCTACTTGGCATTCGAAAACTCTCTACACTGTCCAGATTACATCACAGAAAAATTTTGGAGGAATTCCTTAGAATCAGGCCTAGTCCCGGTTGTGTGGGGTCCAACAAAGCAACACGTGCTGGATGTGGCACCACCGAATTCTTTCATACACACCGACGACTTCGGAAGCTCAGAAGATTTGGTAAAGTATTTGAACTACTTAGACAACAATGACAAAGCGTACATGGCCTATCATAAATGGAGAGACATTCCGCTAAGCAATGTTCCAGCAGAACCGTTTGTTGAAAAAAGACATTTTTCCGAATTTTGTAGACTTTGCCGAAGATTAATAATTGAACAACATCCACCCAAATCAATTCCTTCAATAtcaaaatggctttatgaatccGAGTATCCGGACGATAAGTGTCTTCGACCGTTTGCTAATTTAACAGAAAAagagcaaaaatatttgctcGACTTCTGA
- the LOC143451409 gene encoding proclotting enzyme-like isoform X1: MLMIRISLTLCMLQNLVASEITPVKMKPASSLGGELYTILENLIESPDSAKIRLWNLHPDVDNKFLVPYVISTGLATYVKATQYLKDTLREYSSKSCIRFINRVPQVHEDYIEFMAGRRCLSRLGRKGGRQMVFIGGRCRSSTAAIQKILLRTLGVNKINSIKEPINSLSHTANKNDDDQSLLVTLKEKLLEDKGGLPAVYIEVIKKLYGCHTITTTVSPTTTTLKHPCGRPKISPHLFFHHKIVGGVQARPGSFPWQAAVLWRQLDLPLCGGSLLNKRWILTAAHCFVYSLSPDLYSGYLGKHHKNEKDQQELKVFFTSLISHQNYTFSTKQHDIGLLKIDREISFTDYILPICLPKDTGSLPVTGTKLVVTGWGDTLDTGDSSVLRQVTVPLLGMQVCKNAYSLVKTGMICAGEQKGGKDACKGDSGGPLTYKNAVGRFTLIGIVSWGESCGEAKKPGVYTNVAHYLKWIYDNIDLDSSKN; encoded by the exons ATGCTTATGATAAGAATAAGCCTAACTTTGTGTATGCTTCAAAATTTAGTTGCATCCG AAATAACGCCAGTGAAAATGAAGCCTGCGTCCAGTTTAGGAGGTGAGCTGTATACAATTTTGGAGAACCTGATAGAAAGCCCAG ATTCGGCGAAAATTCGTTTGTGGAATTTGCATCCTGATGTTGACAACAAATTCCTTGTACCATACGTCATTTCCACCGGTTTAG cTACATATGTTAAGGCAACGCAATACCTTAAGGACACTTTGCGAGAATATTCCAGCAAAAGTTGTATCAGATTTATTAATCGAGTGCCGCAAGTTCATGAGGACTACATTGAATTTATGGCGGGAAGAAGATGTCTGTCCAGACTCGGAAGGAAAGGTGGAAGGCAAATG GTGTTTATCGGCGGAAGATGCAGATCTTCAACAGCTgcaattcaaaaaattttgcttcgtACTTTAGgagtaaataaaattaatagcATCAAAG AACCAATCAATTCTTTATCACATACCGCCAATAAAAACGACGACGACCAATCACTCCTCGTAACATTGAAAGAAAA GTTGCTTGAAGATAAAGGAGGTCTTCCTGCCGTTTACATAGAagtcataaaaaaattatatggCTGCCATACAA TCACCACGACCGTATCTCCAACAACTACAACGCTAAAACATCCTTGCGGTAGACCAAAAATATCACCGCACTTATTCTTTCATCACAAGATAGTGGGAG GAGTTCAAGCTCGCCCTGGAAGTTTTCCCTGGCAAGCGGCTGTTTTGTGGCGACAACTCGATCTGCCACTGTGCGGAGGATCGTTGTTAAATAAACGGTGGATCCTAACTGCAGCCCACTGTTTTGTTTA CTCACTTAGCCCGGATTTGTATTCTGGATACCTCGGGAAACACCACAAGAACGAAAAAGATCAGCAAGAACTTAAAGTGTTTTTTACGTCTTTAATCTCGCACCAGAATTACACTTTCAGTACCAAGCAACATGACATAGGACTTTTGAAA ATTGATAGAGAGATCTCGTTCACCGATTATATATTGCCGATTTGTCTTCCGAAGGATACAGGAAGTTTGCCAGTAACAGGAACAAAGTTGGTAGTTACTGGTTGGGGAGATACTTTGG ATACTGGCGACAGCAGTGTTTTAAGGCAGGTAACAGTTCCTTTATTGGGAATGCAAGTATGCAAGAATGCTTACTCGTTGGTGAAAACAGGAATGATATGTGCTGGAGAACAAAAAGGCGGTAAAGATGCTTGTAAG GGTGACAGCGGAGGACCACTGACGTACAAAAATGCAGTGGGTCGCTTCACCTTAATTGGGATCGTATCTTGGGGTGAAAGCTGTGGCGAGGCTAAAAAACCGGGTGTTTACACAAAc GTTGCACATTACCTGAAGTGGATATACGACAACATAGACCTTGACTCAAGCAAAAACTGA
- the LOC143451409 gene encoding serine protease 33-like isoform X2 produces the protein MVCETIVMTPIANLLDSAKIRLWNLHPDVDNKFLVPYVISTGLATYVKATQYLKDTLREYSSKSCIRFINRVPQVHEDYIEFMAGRRCLSRLGRKGGRQMVFIGGRCRSSTAAIQKILLRTLGVNKINSIKEPINSLSHTANKNDDDQSLLVTLKEKLLEDKGGLPAVYIEVIKKLYGCHTITTTVSPTTTTLKHPCGRPKISPHLFFHHKIVGGVQARPGSFPWQAAVLWRQLDLPLCGGSLLNKRWILTAAHCFVYSLSPDLYSGYLGKHHKNEKDQQELKVFFTSLISHQNYTFSTKQHDIGLLKIDREISFTDYILPICLPKDTGSLPVTGTKLVVTGWGDTLDTGDSSVLRQVTVPLLGMQVCKNAYSLVKTGMICAGEQKGGKDACKGDSGGPLTYKNAVGRFTLIGIVSWGESCGEAKKPGVYTNVAHYLKWIYDNIDLDSSKN, from the exons ATGGTTTGCGAAACCATAGTCATGACACCAATCGCCAATCTTTTAG ATTCGGCGAAAATTCGTTTGTGGAATTTGCATCCTGATGTTGACAACAAATTCCTTGTACCATACGTCATTTCCACCGGTTTAG cTACATATGTTAAGGCAACGCAATACCTTAAGGACACTTTGCGAGAATATTCCAGCAAAAGTTGTATCAGATTTATTAATCGAGTGCCGCAAGTTCATGAGGACTACATTGAATTTATGGCGGGAAGAAGATGTCTGTCCAGACTCGGAAGGAAAGGTGGAAGGCAAATG GTGTTTATCGGCGGAAGATGCAGATCTTCAACAGCTgcaattcaaaaaattttgcttcgtACTTTAGgagtaaataaaattaatagcATCAAAG AACCAATCAATTCTTTATCACATACCGCCAATAAAAACGACGACGACCAATCACTCCTCGTAACATTGAAAGAAAA GTTGCTTGAAGATAAAGGAGGTCTTCCTGCCGTTTACATAGAagtcataaaaaaattatatggCTGCCATACAA TCACCACGACCGTATCTCCAACAACTACAACGCTAAAACATCCTTGCGGTAGACCAAAAATATCACCGCACTTATTCTTTCATCACAAGATAGTGGGAG GAGTTCAAGCTCGCCCTGGAAGTTTTCCCTGGCAAGCGGCTGTTTTGTGGCGACAACTCGATCTGCCACTGTGCGGAGGATCGTTGTTAAATAAACGGTGGATCCTAACTGCAGCCCACTGTTTTGTTTA CTCACTTAGCCCGGATTTGTATTCTGGATACCTCGGGAAACACCACAAGAACGAAAAAGATCAGCAAGAACTTAAAGTGTTTTTTACGTCTTTAATCTCGCACCAGAATTACACTTTCAGTACCAAGCAACATGACATAGGACTTTTGAAA ATTGATAGAGAGATCTCGTTCACCGATTATATATTGCCGATTTGTCTTCCGAAGGATACAGGAAGTTTGCCAGTAACAGGAACAAAGTTGGTAGTTACTGGTTGGGGAGATACTTTGG ATACTGGCGACAGCAGTGTTTTAAGGCAGGTAACAGTTCCTTTATTGGGAATGCAAGTATGCAAGAATGCTTACTCGTTGGTGAAAACAGGAATGATATGTGCTGGAGAACAAAAAGGCGGTAAAGATGCTTGTAAG GGTGACAGCGGAGGACCACTGACGTACAAAAATGCAGTGGGTCGCTTCACCTTAATTGGGATCGTATCTTGGGGTGAAAGCTGTGGCGAGGCTAAAAAACCGGGTGTTTACACAAAc GTTGCACATTACCTGAAGTGGATATACGACAACATAGACCTTGACTCAAGCAAAAACTGA
- the LOC143451408 gene encoding GATOR2 complex protein WDR59-like, with protein sequence MHACDDDVIVAPHSNVQATSMSVDTNGEIIILASKRHLSLINFCQPNKVVKKVNLNSKWDISHVIWNPNPSHREFFITTYNQCTDLWQYNEPNVTALTTFSGHTRVVSDADWSRCAPDVFATCSLDNYIYLWDIRDYKKPKLATSTIAGASQVKWNKFNQNCLATAHDGNIRIWDIRNGKSPSQYITAHVSKINYLDWSWNTESELASASQDTTIRFWDTSEIRRNSKFQINMQYPVWRAKYTPFGMGMTSLAFLTFIETPLALWNITDAREPVHVYNDHKDVVLDFQWVRQNKDRDWCLVTWCKDQSLRFWRADYGLLMGCGALEEATQLNNETEFYNETKSIERDFTTNSSQIKVVKPPSSISSTGTNANLSVQTSDDLKISYPVDPFIDDLSSQNNGQFLGTSPSSILPSKLRSSTIGTSPHRLEQEFQLLNVSLPNLIMHQIDTSRRICILSLRSATQYLKLHISFPPLYPQNAVPIFQFVKWSDSVSQESREKLLKTLQETAQHHVRSNRSCLEPCLRQLTAQFSAMSYVDSKDREPESQPTNDPLVHDHVVLRTYRDLHSIPFPRTSGARFSSVGYLVIFMRPTHVKGFQSSSGKTPRSFSSLLSHRNSAPSLPMGFTRHVASPFSAKHSIYGTSPSSMPSEPLVSSFYYKEKKPSRKSLKRHHTIAPKEAGDSFPTSSSYDLKQNRMHRYVGQVVIIDLTRILPISKMLSSQYAIPEASKFREACLHNRAEAQTQDMNDLVELWSCVSLLPNPRKASLKLRNEFEEPFSATPMGRPFLSKLIEHYSKLKDVQTLAMLACTFCNDPPASKESQVVKSSPVKRSFSYGNFENVDGSLSMHKSTSESKFDYAGISMWFNMIAKSPTSSETFSTRSFLLPTSPGSSPDEYLFEEPPSINNIPSEVENWNKARQMLETDSKQRYDAFKDAYCDILSRWKMNVQVSEIRKHSSDSAPLPDLMYMVNCQACDNKSPKEKFFLAREKTCSSPFHGTMICLICQLPVWKLASFCSKCFHGGHADHMKEWFRDHTICPSPTNCNCECVL encoded by the exons ATGCACGCTTgtgatgatgacgtaatagttGCACCTCATTCCAATGTTCAg GCTACTTCAATGTCAGTTGATACAAATGGAGAGATTATTATTCTTGCATCAAAACGGCACCTTTCTTTGATAAATTTCTGTCAACCCAACAAGGTcgtaaaaaaagtaaatttaaacaGTAAGTGGGATATCAGCCACGTCATTTGGAATCCAAACCCATCACACAGAGAGTTTTTCATCACAACC tACAATCAATGTACTGACCTGTGGCAGTACAACGAACCAAATGTAACTGCACTCACTACATTTTCTGGACATACACGTGTTGTCAGTGATGCTGACTGGTCGCGTTGTGCTCCAGATGTATTTGCTACGTGCTCTCTTGATAACTACATATACTTGTGGGATATTCGTGATTATAAAAAGCCAAAATTGGCAACATCAACCATAG CTGGTGCAAGCCAAGTTAAATGGAATAAGTTTAATCAAAATTGCCTTGCAACAGCTCATGATGGTAATATTAGGATATGGGATATTCGA AATGGGAAATCTCCTTCCCAATATATCACTGCACATGTTTCTAAAATTAACTACCTTGACTGGTCGTGGAACACTGAAAGTGAGCTTGCATCTGCCAGTCAAGATACAACAATTAGGTTTTGGGACACATCAGAAATACGACGCAATTCTAAGTTTCAAATCAATATGCAGTATCCTGTTTGGAGGGCTAAGTACACA CCATTTGGAATGGGAATGACATCTTTAGCCTTTCTTACATTTATTGAAACTCCACTTGCATTATGGAATATCACAGATGCAAGGGAACCTGTTCATGTGTATAACGACCATAAGGATGTGGTTTTAGATTTTCAATGGGTTAGACAAAACAAAG ATCGGGATTGGTGTCTTGTGACTTGGTGTAAAGATCAATCCTTGCGTTTTTGGAGAGCAGACTATGGATTATTAATGGGCTGTGGTGCCTTGGAAGAGGCCACACAGTTAAATAATGAAACAGAGTTTTACAATGAAACTAAATCGATTGAAAGAGATTTCACTACAAATTCTTCACAAATAAAAGTAGTTAAACCACCCTCATCTATTTCCAGTACTGGTACCA ATGCTAATTTGTCAGTACAAACATCAGATGACTTGAAAATCTCATATCCTGTGGATCCCTTTATTGATGATTTATCATCACAGAATAACGGACAATTCCTTGGCACATCGCCAAGCTCTATTTTGCCAAGCAAGCTTCGTTCTTCAACAATTGGAACTTCTCCGCATCGTTTGGAGCAAGAATTCCAGTTGCTCAACGTGTCTTTACCTAACCTAATTATGCATCAA ATTGATACATCCAGGAGAATATGCATCTTGTCTTTGCGTTCTGCTACCCAGTATTTGAAACTTCACATTTCCTTTCCTCCGCTCTATCCTCAAAATGCTGTGCCCATCTTTCAATTTGTGAAATGGTCTGATAGTGTAAGCCAAGAATCAAGAGAAAAGCTGCTCAAA ACATTACAAGAAACTGCCCAGCATCACGTGCGAAGTAACAGAAGTTGCTTGGAGCCCTGCCTACGACAATTAACTGCTCAATTCAGTGCTATGTCT TATGTAGACTCCAAAGATCGAGAACCTGAATCACAACCAACAAATGACCCCTTGGTGCATGACCACGTAGTGCTTCGAACGTATCGTGATCTTCATAGCATCCCATTTCCAAGGACAAGTGGAGCCAG attTTCTAGTGTTGGTTATTTGGTAATATTTATGCGGCCAACCCATGTAAAAGGTTTTCAAAGCAGCTCTGGCAAAACCCCACG ATCATTTTCAAGCCTTTTAAGTCATCGTAATTCGGCTCCAAGCCTTCCTATGGGATTCACCAGACACGTTGCTTCACCATTTTCAGCTAAACATAGTATTTATGGAACAAGTCCATCTTCAATGCCGTCAGAGCCGCTTGTTAGTTCTTTTTATTACAAAGAAAAG AAACCGTCTCGTAAGTCATTGAAACGTCATCATACCATTGCCCCGAAAGAAGCTGGTGATAGTTTTCCGACTTCATCTAGTTATGACTTGAAGCAGAATCGTATGCATCGTTATGTTGGTCAAGTTGTTATCATTGATCTTACAAGAATATTGCCGATCAGCAAGATGTTGTCCAGTCAGTATGCTAT aCCAGAAGCCAGCAAGTTTAGAGAAGCATGCTTGCACAATAGAGCTGAGGCACAGACGCAAGACATGAACGATCTTGTTGAG ttATGGTCTTGTGTTTCACTTCTGCCAAATCCTCGCAAGGCTTCATTAAAACTGCGCAACGAATTTGAAGAACCATTTTCGGCTACTCCAATGGGTCGTCCATTTTTGTCGAAACT TATCGAACACTATAGCAAGCTGAAGGATGTGCAAACTCTTGCAATGTTAGCCTGCACCTTTTGCAACGACCCCCCAGCTTCAAAAGAAAGTCAGGTTGTGAAGTCTTCCCCCGTTAAACGATCATTCTCTTACGGCAATTTTGAG AATGTTGACGGTTCACTTTCAATGCACAAAAGCACAAGTGAATCCAAGTTCGACTACGCGGGCATATCTATGTGGTTTAATATGATAGCCAAGTCGCCAACTAGTT CGGAAACTTTCTCAACCAGGTCATTTTTGTTACCAACATCTCCTGGGTCATCGCCGGATGAATATCTCTTTGAAGAGCCGCCGTCTATTAACAATATCCCTTCCGAGGTGGAAAATTGGAACAAGGCTCGTCA AATGCTGGAAACAGACAGCAAGCAAAGGTACGATGCGTTTAAAGATGCTTACTGCGATATCCTTAGTCGGTGGAAGATGAACGTTCAAGTATCTGAGATAAGAAAGCATTCAAGTGATTCTGCTCCATTACCAGATTTAA TGTACATGGTAAACTGCCAAGCCTGTGACAACAAGAGCCCGAAAGAAAAGTTCTTTCTTGCGCGAGAGAAGACTTGTTCGTCACCGTTCCATGGTACCATGATCTGCTTGATATGCCAATTGCCAGTTTGG AAACTTGCCAGTTTTTGTTCAAAGTGTTTTCACGGCGGACATGCGGACCATATGAAGGAATGGTTTCGTGATCATACAATTTGCCCATCGCCTACAAATTGCAATTGCGAATGTGTATTGTAA
- the LOC143452117 gene encoding uncharacterized protein LOC143452117 gives MSSAPALTAEYLIEIVVDDEECRIKPVSSSALQANDLFQCKYCDEKFKSQRGFEVHQKVKHRGYLGLSSEKCSCKTIKSMWVEECESPDDLTTEAIDYFMNIFATKPNGSELLTTFSIDGISRILHIFGPNADRCKSLEATRKMFDLFLRKIHAEKKTELPSSNLTPDEISILEYVGGYILRKLKRNGDEEELAILAQLEDTINCFVPSDNSLISILQCNEYGTLLKPNQTLLDVLKFLEINFRNHATLKDTISNAISSLDLSELHDITNNYDLDAYVLQRVGHLFFKIRSFQKAKVLKSKLVQSRNSKNISLRKSLK, from the exons ATGTCGTCTGCACCAGCACTTACTGCagaatatttaattgaaatcgtTGTCGACGATGAAGAGTGTAGAATCAAGCCTGTATCATCTTCTGCTTTGCAAGCTAATGATCTCTTTCA GTGTAAATActgtgatgaaaaatttaaaagtcagCGAGGTTTTGAAGTTCATCAAAAGGTCAAGCATCGTGGTTATTTAG GCCTTTCCTCTGAGAAGTGTTcttgcaaaacaattaaaagtaTGTGGGTTGAGGAATGTGAATCACCAGACGATTTGACGACAGAAGCCATTGATTACTTTATGAACATTTTCGCCACCAAACCAAATGGATCTGAGTTGTTGACAACGTTTAGTATAGATGGCATATCTAGAATTCTTCATATTTTTGGCCCGAATGCAGATCGATGCAAATCACTTGAAGCcacaagaaaaatgtttgatctTTTTCTcag GAAAATACAcgcagaaaaaaaaacagaattgcCATCAAGTAATCTCACTCCTGATGAAATTAGTATTCTCGAGTATGTTGGAGGATATATTCTGCGTAAACTGAAACGCAATGGAGATGAAGAGGAACTTGCCATTTTAGCACAGCTGGAAGACACCATAAACTGTTTTGTTCCTTCTGATAATTCATTAATTTCTATCTTACAGTGCAATGAGTATGGGACACTGCTTAAACCTAATCAAACATTGCTTGATGTACTAaagtttttagaaattaaCTTTCGAAATCACGCAACTTTAAAAGATACCATATCTAATGCAATTAGTTCTCTTGATTTGTCAGAGTTGCATGACATCACTAATAATTATGACTTAGATGCTTATGTTTTGCAACGTGTTGGTCacctttttttcaaaattcgaTCGTTTCAAAAGGCAAAGGTACTAAAGTCAAAGTTAGTTCAAAGCCGTAATTCTAAGAACATCAGTCTACGTAAATCACTGAAGTAA